A window of Nitratireductor kimnyeongensis genomic DNA:
ATTTCGTCGGTTCCATCAATATGTTCGAGGGGCAGGTGACCGCTTCCGACAACGAGATGGCCAACATTGCCGACGCGTCCGGGTTCGAGCTTTCGGTGCTCAATGGCGCGGGCGCGGAGAAGGGGGCGAATGTTTGGTTCGCCGTGCGCCCCGAGAAGATCGATATTTCCCGCAACCGGCCGGAAGGTGCGGTCAACGCGGTTGAGGGAGAGGTCTGGGATATCGCCTATCTGGGGGACATGACCATCCACCATGTGAAGCTGGATGACGGCCGTATCGTGAAGGCCAGCAGCATCAACCGCCGCCGAGCGGCGGACGATGTGCTGACATGGCATGACCGGGCCTGGATCTCTTTTCCGGCGGATGCCGGCGTCGTTCTGACGCGGTAGCTGACGATGGCGCGTTTCATCTCAGCAATCGCCGCCCGTTTCGTTATCGCGCTGCCCTATCTGTGGCTGCTTGTCTTCTTCCTTGCGCCGTTTCTCATCGTCTTCAAGATTTCCCTTTCGGAACCGGCGCTTTCCATGCCGCCTTATCAACCGGTTTTCGATCTCTTTGCGGGATTTCCGGCGTTTTTTGAGAAACTGGGCGCGCTTTCGTTCAGCAATTATCTGTGGCTGTTCGATGACCCGCTCTATGTGAACGCCTATCTTTCGAGCATCTGGATTGCCGGCATCTCCACGCTGATCACACTGGCTGTGGGCTATCCCATCGCCTATGGCATGGCGCGGGCACCGGCCTCGATCAGGCCCACGCTTCTCATGCTGGTGATCCTGCCTTTCTGGACGAGCTTCCTGATCCGCGTTTATGCATGGATCGGCATCCTGAAGCCGGAGGGGTTGCTCAACCAGTTCCTGTTGTTCCTGGGAGTGATCGACGAGCCGCTCGTCATTCTCAACACAACCACCGCCATCTATATTGGCATCGTCTATTCCTATCTGCCCTTTATGGTTCTGCCGCTCTATTCGACGCTTGAAAAGATGGACGGATCGCTGATCGAGGCAGCGCGCGATCTGGGCTGTCCGCCCATCGCCGCGTTCTGGAAAGTGACGTTTCCCTTGTCGCTGCCCGGAGTGGTGGCCGGCTGCATGCTGGTGTTCATTCCGGCAGTGGGCGAATTCGTCATTCCCGATCTTCTGGGCGGGTCGCAGACCCTGATGATCGGCAAGACACTCTGGACCGAGTTCTTCAACAATCGTGATTGGCCGGTGTCGTCCGCCGTGGCGGTCATCCTGCTCCTGATCCTGATCATACCAATCATGCTTTTCCAGCGCTCGCAGGCGCGCTCACGCGAGGCGGGGAATTAGCCATGGCCGGAAGTTGGGGACGTTTCAACATTGTGTCACTGGTGCTGGGGTTTGCCTTCCTGTACCTGCCGATCCTTCTGCTGGTGATCTATTCCTTCAACGAGTCGCGACTGGTCACGGTATGGGCGGGCTTCTCGACAAAGTGGTATGTGGAGCTCTTCTCCAATCGTGGCCTGATGGATGCGGCCTGGGTGACGGCAAGGGTTGCCTTCCTGTCGGCCACGGTGGCAACCGTGCTCGGCACGATGGCGGCCATTGCGCTGACACGCTATACGCGGTTTCGGGGGCGGCTTCTGTTCTCTGGAATGGTCTTCGCGCCGCTCGTCATGCCGGAAGTCATCACCGGTCTGTCACTTCTGCTTTTGTTCGTGGCGATCAATTTCGACCGTGGATTCTTCACGGTCACCATCGCGCACATCACCTTTTCCATGTGTTTCGTGGCGGTGGTGGTTCAGTCCCGCCTGATGAGCTTCGATCAGTCGCTTGAAGAGGCTGCGCTCGATCTCGGCGCAACGCCGGTGAAGGCGTTTTTCCAGGTCACGCTGCCCGTGATTTTGCCGGCGGTGATTTCAGGCTGGATGCTGGCTTTCACCCTGTCACTCGATGATCTCGTGATTGCAAGCTTCACCTCAGGTCCCGGTGCAACGACGCTTCCCATGAAGATTTACAGCCAGGTGCGGCTCGGCGTGACGCCGGAAATCAATGCGGTCTGCACCATTTTGATCGGGATTGTGGCGCTGGGCGTCATCGCCGCTTCGATCGTTACCAAGCGGCAGGAAGTTCAGCGGCGTCGCGACGAGCAGGCAGCCATAAGAGTCGCAGCCTGAGCCAGACGCAGGCTCGGCTACTCGATCAGAAAGGGTGCGATGAAGGGCGCGTTCCAGGAACCGCCAACGAAGAAGGTTTCGCGCGGGCCCTGATCCGGAAGGTTTTCCTCCGCTGCAGTCTCCCCGCTGGAAGGTGTTTGCGGCGGCAGGATGCTGCCTGAAAGGGCAATGCCCCGGCCTGCAAACGGAACCAGCCCGCCAAGCGTGATCCTTTCTCCAGTGGAAAGACGGGCTTCCGCCGTGTCGATCCACGCAATGCCCCCTGCCAGAGTCGCCTTCAAGTCCGCACCCTCGATGGGGAGTTCGCCATCGGCGATGTCCTGCAAGGGGAAAAAGCTGCCCTTGTCATTATGCTCCCGAAAGGTTTCGAGATTGAGGCCGACAATGCTGCCCTTGCCGAAATTGGCCGAGATGGAACCATCGGATGTTTCCAGGATCTGGTTCAGTGTTTCGCCATGCCCTTTGAGAAACACTGAGAAGGAGCCTTTGGCTCTCGGCATGAAGGCGGTGAAATGGAGCTTCTCTCCCATCAGCCCGCCGTCAATGTTCTCGGCCGCAATGCGAAGTTCGGCATGATCACGGCCCTCGACATTGTCGAGTCGGACACCGAGCTGAAGCATACCTCCGAAAGCGGTGGCGTCGGAAATGTCGAGGCTCACCAGGCCGTCACGAACCTGCGCGGTCGCAGCCACATCGGTCATCGATACCGAACCTGCAGAAGCCTGCGTGGCCGAGAGGCGAAGGTCGAAGTTGAGATCATGCGCCCAGGAAGCCGCAACTGCCTGCGCCGGTGCGTCGGGTTCGGGGGCAAGGGTTTTCAGCAGAGTGCCAAGATCGAGCGCATTGAAGGCAAGCGTTCCGGAGATGGTCGGACGCGGATCGGTAAACGCCACGTCGAAGACGCCGGTTGCATTGCTGTCCCCGAGGCTGAATTCCGCGGTCTCGAATTTTACACGTTTGGCATCGCCGATGATTGTGCTGCGAAGCTTTGCAGGCTTGATCGTGCTGCCGGGCCAGTCCTCGAGCAGTGTCCATTCCAGTACACGCTGAAGGGAGGGGGCCGAGCTTTCCAGAGTGCCGTTGACGAAGGCATTGTCTACGAGATCGGCTTCACCTTTGAAAGACAGCGTCAGCGGCGCGCTCTTCAGTGAGAGCGAAAGAGCGGTCTTGCCGCCCGCGAGCAGAAAGAGCGGCTCGTCGGTCGAGGCATCAAAGGAGAGACTTTCGCCGTGCCAGATGCCTTTGACTGAAAGCGTGGCCGCGCGGTTGAGGGCAGGCCAGTTGAAGGTCCCCGTAAGGCCGCTGAGAAATGGCGGTTTGTTGTCCCCGTTGAGCGCGATAACCCGGCCATCCTCGACTTCGACTGCCGCGAAACTGTCGCTCGGCAATGCACTTTTGTCAGGCGATGCCGGATCCGCTGCAAGCAGCTCGCGGGCCGTATCAACCGATTGTGCGAGCTTGCCCCAATTGGGGATGGTCGGAATGCGCATGACACCGTCCGTCTCATCAAGCCGCAGAACCGGATGCACCAGCCGGATCTTAGTGAACACGACCTTGCCACGCAGGGCTGCGAGTGCGGAAAGGTCAATCTCGACACGCTCGGCTTCCATGACCGGTGCGCCATCGTCGTTCCAGTCGGACAGCACAACATCATTCAGCACTGCGCTGAAGGTAGGCCAGACACGGATTTGGGGGGCGTCGTCCAGGCGAATGCGATATCCGCTCCAGGCGCTGAGCTGCTGGGCCACGCTGTCGCGCACGATCTGCGTGGAAGCCAGGATCGGTAGGCAAACCACCACCAATGCCGCAAGCACGGCGGCGATCAACAGAGCCCAAATGCTTTTCTTCATTGCCGGCGAGGGCATGGAACCTCATCTTCGGCGTTCCGCCCGGCAAACTTGCGGCCAGAGTGAACGCGGTCAACTTGATGGCCGGAAATGCCACGACACAGCTGTGCCGGCAAACCGACTTCACAGCTCCTTACGGGTTTAAACATGACGTATGGCAATTCAAGGACTTGTCGCACCGTGAAGGGGTATTGCACCGCTTTCTGCAACAACCTGGCGGGTTTGATGCCGGAAACGGGAATTGATTCAAATGAAACCATTGCCGATGTGAGGCGGAATTGCATAAGAAGAGCATACGCCTGGAGGGCCGCGAGGAGGAAAGAATGAAGGCAACGGAGCCACTTTGGACCCCATCTCAGGGGCGGAAGACCGACGCGCCGATATCGGCTTTCGCCAGATGCGCAGAGAAGGTCGCTGGCCGTAGCCTACTTGACTATGATGCGCTTCACGCATGGTCGATCGAAGACCGTGAAGCGTTCTGGTCTCTCGTCTGGGACTTTTGCGATGTCATCGGCCACAAGGGCGCTCGCATCCTGGCAAATGGCGAGCAAATGCCGGGGGCTTCATTCTTCCCGGATGCGAGACTGAACTTCGCTGAGAATCTGCTGCGCAGGACCGGCAGCGACGATGCGGTGGTTTTCCGGGGCGAAGACAAGGTAGAGCGAAGGCTCTCCTGGGATGCGCTGCGTGCGCAGGTGTCGCGTCTGCAACAGCTCTTCCGCGATCGGGGCCTGAAGGCCGGCGACCGCGTGGCGGCGATGATGCCGAATATGCCCGAGACGCTCGCTGCAATGCTTGCGGCCACGTCGCTCGGTGCCGTCTGGTCGTCCTGTTCGCCCGATTTCGGCATTCAGGGGGTGCTCGATCGGTTCGGCCAGATCGAGCCGACAATTTTCATTGCGCCGGACGGCTATTGGTACGGCGGCAAATCCTTCGACGTTTCAGACAAGACCGCTGCCGTCCTCGATAAACTGCCGAGCGTGAAGCTGGCGTTGATTGTCGACTATCTCGGGCATGCTCAAGAGTCCGCTGCAAAGATCGGCAAGGCCGAGGCTTACGGTGAGGCGGCGGAGCGCTACGAGGAGGGGCAGCTTGTCTTTGAACGCCTTCCCTTTTCACATCCACTCTACGTCCTGTTTTCCTCCGGTACGACCGGTATTCCGAAATGCATAGTGCATTCGGCGGGCGGCACACTTCTCCAGCATGTGAAGGAGCACCGCCTCCATGCAGGTCTGAAGCCCGGCGACCGCCTGTTCTATTTCACCACCTGCGGCTGGATGATGTGGAATTGGCTGATGAGCGGGCTGGCGTCGGAAGCCACGCTGCTGCTCTATGACGGCTCTCCATTCCATCCTGACGGAAATGTGCTTTTCGATTATGCCGATGCCGAGCGCATGACATATTTCGGAACCTCGGCAAAGTTCATCGATGCGGTGCGCAAGGCCGGTTTGAAGCCCATGGAAAGCCACGACCTTTCTACGGTCGAGACATTATCCTCTACTGGCTCGCCGCTGGCGCCGGAGAATTTCGCCTTCGTTTATGAGGGGATCAAGAAAGACATCCATCTCGCCTCGATCTCAGGCGGGACGGACATTGTCTCCTGCTTTGTGCTCGGGGTGCCTACCTTGCCGGTCTGGGTCGGCGAGATTCAGGCGGCGGGACTCGGCATGGCGGTTGAAGTCTGGGACGATGAAGGGCGTCCTCTTGAAAAGGGTAAGGGCGAACTCGTGTGTACCCGCGCGTTTCCGGCCATGCCGATCGGGTTCTGGAACGATCTGGAAAACGAAAAATATCACACAGCCTATTTCGACCGGTTCGACAATGTCTGGTGTCACGGCGATTTTGCCGAATGGACGGAGCATGGCGGCATTGTCATCCATGGCCGTTCCGACGCGACGCTGAACCCCGGCGGCGTGCGCATCGGCACGGCGGAGATCTACAATCAGGTCGAGCAACTGCCGGAGATCCTCGAGGCGATCTGCATCGGACAGGAGTGGGAAGACGATGTGCGCGTTGTCCTTTTCGTGCGGCTGGCCGAAGGTGTGAGGCTCGACGAGGCGCTGGAAAAGACGATCCGCACCAAGATCAGAACAGGGGCAAGCCCGCGTCACGTGCCGGCGCGCATCGTGGCAGTGGCGGACATCCCGCGCACGAAATCCGGAAAAATAACCGAGCTTGCCGTGCGCGACATCGTTCATGGCCGCGCGGTGAAAAACAGGGAAGCGCTCGCCAACCCCGAGGCACTGGATCTCTATCGCGACATTCCCGAGCTTCGTCAGTGAAACCGGTTCGGCATGGTAAACAAATGATGAAGCTGAAATTTACCGAGACTTTACAAGTGGTACGGTTCGGTAAACTTCTCTGCGAACCGGTAAGGTTCTGTTAAGGGTTTGCGCGCGATAGTGCCGGCTAACTTGACGAGCCGGACACAGGTTCCGACTGTTCATGCAGATGTTCGCCAAGCCTCGTTTTTGACAGCATTCAAGATCCTTCAGGCGCCCTTTACGGGCGCTTTTTTTTGCCCGGATTTTTGGGCGCCCATGCGGTCGCATCAACGAGGCAAACCAGTGTCTCGATAGGGTGTCAGGTGTTGTGATCACGCATGAGCGGGCGCGACAGAAGAACGACCGGCACGATAGCCGTCGCGATGATGAGGAGCGCCGCCACGGCGCCGTCTTCCACCACACCGCGGGACGCGTTTTCATAAACATGCGTCGCGAGCGTGCGGAAGCCGAAGGGGCGCAGGAGAATGGTCGCCGAAAGCTCCTTCACGGTGTCCACAAAGACGAGGATGGCCGCCGTCAGGATGGCAGGTTTCAGAAGTGGCAGGAGAACGGCGAGCGCGCTCTGGTTTGCGGTTTTGCCGAGGCTACGGGCGGCCTGATCCAGATTGGGCGGTAGCTTTTCAAGCCCCGAGCGGACCGCGCTTTCGGCCAGCGCCAGAAAACGGATCGTGCAGGCTATAACAATGGAAGCTGCCGTGCCGGTCAGGAGAAGGCCGGTGGAAAAGCCGCCATAGGTGCGTGCAGCGCTGTCGACCGTGTTGTCGATGGCGGCGAGAGAGAGAAGCAGGCCAAGGCCGAGGATCGTGCCGGGCAGGGCATATCCGATGGAGGCAAGCCGCACGAGCGCCATGGTGTAGGGCGAGCGCGAGAGACGCATGGCATTGAGAAGCAGCAGCGCGATGACGACGGTCGCAATCGCGGTGATGCTGGCCACCGTAACGCTGGTCAGGAACGCCTGCAGAACCTGTGGATCCGCAAACTGGTAGAGCCGTTTCGAGACATAGCGGACGAACACGAAAAGCGGAATGCCGAAGCCTGACAGAATGGGCAGGCCGAGGGCGCCAGTTGCCAAGATGCCTTTGAAACCTCGGAGCGGCAGACGAGGCGGGCGCACGTGCATCTGGGTGCCACGGGCGCTGTGAAAACGTTGCTTGCGGCGCGCCCATTGCTCGGCTGTCAGAAGCAGGAACACGATCACCAGCATCACGGAAGCGATCTGTGCCGCCCCTTCGAGGCTCCCGCGATTGAGCCAGGTGGCGTAGACCGACAGAGTGAGCGTGCGAACGCCGAGATATTCCACCGCGCCGATGTCGTTGAGTGTCTCCATCATCACCAGCGCCAGGCCGGCGACGATGGCCGGGCGGGCGACAGGTAGAAGAATGCGGAAGAAGACGCGTGCCGGCCGCGCGCCCAGCGTGCGCGCCACATCGGCAATGTTTCGTCCCTGCATGAGAAAGACGACGCGGGCCGTGAGATAGACATAGGGGAACGTGACGGACGTGACCACGAGGGCTGCGCCCCAGGTGGAGCGGATGTCGGGAAACCAGTAGTCGCGCGCGCTTTCGAAGCCGAAGACGGCGCGGAGCGCTGTCTGCACGGGGCCGACATAGTGGAAGAATTCGCCAAAGGCATAAGCGGCCAGATAGGTGGGAACCGCGAGCGGCAGCACCAGTGCCCATGAGAGAAGCCGGCGCAGCGGGAACTCATAGCCCACCACCAGCCAGGCGGATCCGACACCGATGAATGCCGTACCCATGGCAACGAGGCCGAGCAGGATAAGCGTGGTGCCAAGCGACTGCGGCAGCACGTAGCGCAGGAGATGCGGCCAGGCTTCCCCCGTGCCGGAAAGCGCGACGAAAAGTATGGTGGCGACAGGAAGCATGACCGCCAGCGCGATTATGAGACTGCCGAGCCGCGCGGCACGGTGGCGCTCTCCCCGAACGCGGGGAAAACGGTGTTCACGAAGAGGTGCTGTCGGCGCTGGCTGGAGGGTCATGACAACTGAGGCGATATGGCGGCGGGTTTACCCGCAAAAGCAAAAAGCCGGGCCCTGCAAAGGACCCGGCTTTTGCGTCTTAAAGATGGATCAGCTGGCCGGGCCGTCATCGAGACCGACACGGTCAACCATTTCGGAGGCCGCCTTGCGGTTTTTTGCGATCTCGGCAAGCGGCAGGCTGTCCGGCTTGATCTGGCCGAAGGACTGCACGGTTTCCGACACCGTGGCACCCGGAAGAACCGGATACTCGTAATTGGTCTCGGCGTAGATCGACTGGGCCTCGGCGCTGCCCAGGAAGCGCATCAGCTCAAGCGCATTGTCACGGTTCGGCGCGTGCTTGGCCATTGCCATCCCCGAAATGTTGACATGGGTGCCGCGATCCTTGGAATTGGGGAACAGGACCTTCATCGAAGCGGCCCAGTCCTTCTGCTCCGGCTCTTTCTCATTGTTGATCATGAGACCAACATAATAGGTGTTGCCGATGCCCAGATCGCACTCACCGGCATAGATGGCCTGTGCCTGCGCCCGGTCGTTGCCGCTCGGCTTGCGTGCGAGATTGGCCTTGAGGCCCTTCATCCACTCTTCGGCCTTCTCCTCACCGTGATGGGCGATCATGGAGGCGAACAGAGCAATGTTGTAATTGTGCTGGCCACTGCGCATGCAGATCTTGCCCTTCCACTTGGGATCGGCGAGCTCTTCATAGGTGATCGTGTCCTGCTCGACGCGCTCCTTGGAGGCATAGACAACGCGGCCGCGCGTGGTGACACCGAACCAGTGGCCTTCCGGGTCGCGGAACTCGGACGGAATTTCGGAATTGACGGTCTCGTCCTCGACGGGCTGCGTGATGCTCTTTTCCTTGGCGTTCATTAGACGACCAATATCGACGGTCAGGATGACATCTGCAGGCGAGTTCGAGCCTTCCGCCGCAATGCGGTCCTCAAGGCCCTTGTCCAGGAACAGGACTTCGGTCGCAATTCCGGTCTTTTCGGTGAAAGCGTCGAGCAGCGGCTTGATGAGGAAAGGTTGGCGATAGGAATAGATGTTCACCGTTCCCTCTGCCTGAGCCGCAGGCAGGGTTGTGGCAAGCGTTCCCGCTGCAACAAGCGCGGCGAGACCGGCGCGGGCAGCGATCAATTTGTTTGTCAGCATTGGTGTCTCCAAACCTGTGGGATTAAAGGTCCCAGGGAATGCGCAGCTGTTGCTCCGCAATGCGGGGACATCTCGCGGAAAAAACACCGTGCGTCAAGAAAAATACAAATAATATCATTAGTTTAGAAGTATTCTAAACTACAAATGTCATCTTTTCTGACGTTGGTTTGAGCGAAGCCTTAGTCGGCGAGAACGCGCGTCGGTGGGAAGGAAACCTCAACCAGCGTTCCTTCGCCCGGAACCGAGTTGATGGCAAAGGCTGCACGATTGGCTTCCACCATGGCTCGGGTCAGTGGCAGGCCAAGACCCGTTCCATCCCCGCGCTTACGCTTCAAGCTGTTGATTTGCTTGAAAGGTTTCAGCGCTTCCTCGACCTCTGCTGGGCTCATGCCGATGCCGGTGTCGCGCACGCGCATGATGACCGAGCCGTCCGCGCTATAGGCCGTCGATATGATCACTTGTCCGCCGGCGGGCGTATAGCGCACCGCATTGGACAGAAGATTGAGCGCGATCTGGCGAACGCTGCGCGGATCGGCGACCACATCCGGCAGATTGGAAGCGAAGCTCGAACGAATGATGACGCGCTCGCGATTGGCCTGCGGCTGCATCATGGCGACGGTTTCGCCCAGGACATCATTCAGGGACACGGCTTCGTAGTGCATCTCCTGCTCACCGGCTTCGATCTTGGAAATGTCGAGCAGATCGTTGACGAGATCGAGCACGTGATTGCCCGAACGGTTGATGTCCTGCAGGTAGTCGCGATAGCGGTCATTGCCGATGGGGCCGAATTTTTCATCGAGCATCAACTCGGAAAAGCCGATAATCGCGTTCAGCGGTGTGCGAACCTCATGGCTGACGCGGGCCAGAAATTCGGTTTTCTGCGAGGAGGCGCGTTCGGCTTCGGCGCGCGCCTGCGTCAATTCCTCGGCCGCGCGCTTCCACTGTGTGACGTCGCGGAGAACGGCGCAGAACCCGCTGCTGTGAGGAAGGCGTCCGATCGTCATGAAGAGCGGAATGAAGCGCCCCTGAGCCTCGCGTCCGATGACCTCAAGGCCATCATTGAGCACGCTGGCGACGCCGTTGTCGGAAAGGCTTTCCAGATGGGCGCGCACCGCTCCCTGGCTTTCAATGGCAAACAATGCGGTAAAGGGTTTGCCGGTCACGTCCTGGGCGTCGAAGCCGAAAAGAGCTTCCGCCGGCCGGTTGGTCGAACGGACATTGCCGTCATTGTCGATGATAACCACACCGTCTGTCGCGGTGTCGACAATCGCGCGCATCTCGGCCAGATGCATCTGGAGCTCGGCGGTCTGCGCCTCCAGTTCGGCGTCGTTCACCGCTTCGGCCTGGGTATCAGCAGCGCCGGTCTCTGCTGTTATGGCAGCGCCGTTCATCTCGTTTTCGATAGGCTGCAGTGCCAGAAGAAGCGCCTTACCATCGCGCCAGGGAACGGATTGCAGATGCGCATGAACGTCGTGCTCGTCCCCTTGGGCGGTGCGGATCGTCAACGCTTGGGTATCGGCGGGAGCTTGCGAAGCCTCGTAGCTTTCCGGAAAAAGCACGTCGAGGCCGCCGCTTTCCTCAAGCGCTTTCAAATCCGCATAGCCGGTCAGATCAAAAAACGCCTTGTTGGCGTAATGGAGCCTGTCTCCCGCATGAATGAGGATCGGCAACGGTAGCCCGGCCAGCAAACCGGGGCTGTTCTCGTCGCTGCCTGCGGGCATGCTGTAAAATGCCGAGGGTACGATTGCCGGTGACGCCGTTGGAGCAGGCACCGGATCGTCGGCCTCCATGGCCGGCAGATCGGTTCGATCATCGGTCGCCGCTGCCTCGGGCTCTTGCTCAGCTGGTGATGCGTCTTCACTGCGCGCACTGTCAGCGGCAGAAGCCGGCTCGTCCGATGCGCTTTCCAACGCCTGTTCACGCACCTGCGAGGATGTATCGTTTGCGATCGTATCGCGCTTCCCCACTTCGTCTTCCGGATGATTCTCCTGGCGCAGACGCGCTCCGATCTCACGGAAGGCGGTTGCTTCCGTCGGAGAGAGACCGCCTTCAGAGGTCAGCGGGGTGCGGTGCTCCGCAAGGCGGATGATCTTGACCTGCTCGGATGGGGGGCCGTCTGTTTCCTGAGAAGGCTGGGGCGTTGCGGGGATTTCGACTTCCGCATCTGAACCGGCTGGATCTGAACCGGCTGGCGGTTGTGTCGGTTCCGTCGCCGGGTCCTCCACATCGTGCGGCTGGGATTCCAGGCGCTCCTCCGGCGCGGCAGGCTCAGTCGCTGTAAATTCCGTCTCATCGCGCGAGGGCAGGGCGCCGCCGGGTGCGAGCACGAGACCGATGCCCTCGGGGTCTGTCACAGCGTCGTTCATACGCGCCAGACCGAATCCGTGAAAGCCTTCGAAAATACGGCCTCGGCCATAAATGGGAAGGGCGGCAAGATCGACGGGAACCTTCAGATCAGTTCCTTCGATAGGCCACATGACCGTGCGACCGGACCACGTGTCACGACGCTCCAACAGCGCCGAAATACGGCCTTCGGGATCAAGTCCGAACGCGTTGGACACTTCGCGGAACCGGCGACCCATAACATCGGCTGCCGCTGGGCCGACGGCCTCGGCGAAAGCATCGGACAACGCGGTAAAGCGGCCCTCCGCGTCGGTACGCCAGGCAAAGCGGACAGTGCCTCTGGGGCGCTCTACCGGAGCCGATGAGGCGCATTCTTCCGTAACATGTGCAGCGGTTCGGGCAGGTGGGGTTTCCTTCATGACCTGCGGGTCGTCTGTCGCGGCTTCCGGGACGTCCACGTCTGAAACACGCTCGGGCGTCTCGGTCAGCGGGGCCTCGACAAGCGTTCGATCCGTCGGTGACGATGCGGTGTCTGCGGCCGCGAGAACCGCCTCCGGGCCCGGATGCTCGTCTTGCTGGAGCGGCGCGTTCTGCTCGTCGACCACCACGAGCAGATGCCAGGCGGGGTCGTCAGTCAGCCTTGCGAAGGCAGCGGGACGGCGGCGCCCCCCACCTTCTACCATGCGCTTGACCAACCGGTCCTTCTCTTCGCGCACTTCTTGGACCAGCGTGCGCAGCGTGTCGCGTTCGATGCCCAGCGCTTCAAAATTGTTGGAAGCCGCTGCAATGGAGCCATTCTCGTCCACAAGGGCGGCAAACTGGTCAGCTGCGTCGAAGCCCTGGACCGCGGCTGTTGCGCGATAGCTGTCCTCGCGCATGCGCGTCGAAGTCGCCTTGGATGCGAGCAATATAGCCGCCTCGCCGCCGGGCAACACAATCGTCGATGCACTCAGATTGACGATCGGAGATCTGACACCGCGTCCAAGTCGGGTGGCGACACCGCGTTCCCCGGAAATTCTCGGAAAGCCCGGCGTGGCGGAAATCTGGCGCCGGGTTGTCATGGACAGGCCGCTCTCGGCGCCAATGGCCTCATCGATGTTGCCATGGCCGATCAGCGCCGCGCCGGGGCCGTTCGCCCAGATCACAGTGTCGAGCGC
This region includes:
- a CDS encoding PAS domain S-box protein, producing the protein MASVSYSFVDIAVLDQVRERFAAGDALLILTTALDTVIWANGPGAALIGHGNIDEAIGAESGLSMTTRRQISATPGFPRISGERGVATRLGRGVRSPIVNLSASTIVLPGGEAAILLASKATSTRMREDSYRATAAVQGFDAADQFAALVDENGSIAAASNNFEALGIERDTLRTLVQEVREEKDRLVKRMVEGGGRRRPAAFARLTDDPAWHLLVVVDEQNAPLQQDEHPGPEAVLAAADTASSPTDRTLVEAPLTETPERVSDVDVPEAATDDPQVMKETPPARTAAHVTEECASSAPVERPRGTVRFAWRTDAEGRFTALSDAFAEAVGPAAADVMGRRFREVSNAFGLDPEGRISALLERRDTWSGRTVMWPIEGTDLKVPVDLAALPIYGRGRIFEGFHGFGLARMNDAVTDPEGIGLVLAPGGALPSRDETEFTATEPAAPEERLESQPHDVEDPATEPTQPPAGSDPAGSDAEVEIPATPQPSQETDGPPSEQVKIIRLAEHRTPLTSEGGLSPTEATAFREIGARLRQENHPEDEVGKRDTIANDTSSQVREQALESASDEPASAADSARSEDASPAEQEPEAAATDDRTDLPAMEADDPVPAPTASPAIVPSAFYSMPAGSDENSPGLLAGLPLPILIHAGDRLHYANKAFFDLTGYADLKALEESGGLDVLFPESYEASQAPADTQALTIRTAQGDEHDVHAHLQSVPWRDGKALLLALQPIENEMNGAAITAETGAADTQAEAVNDAELEAQTAELQMHLAEMRAIVDTATDGVVIIDNDGNVRSTNRPAEALFGFDAQDVTGKPFTALFAIESQGAVRAHLESLSDNGVASVLNDGLEVIGREAQGRFIPLFMTIGRLPHSSGFCAVLRDVTQWKRAAEELTQARAEAERASSQKTEFLARVSHEVRTPLNAIIGFSELMLDEKFGPIGNDRYRDYLQDINRSGNHVLDLVNDLLDISKIEAGEQEMHYEAVSLNDVLGETVAMMQPQANRERVIIRSSFASNLPDVVADPRSVRQIALNLLSNAVRYTPAGGQVIISTAYSADGSVIMRVRDTGIGMSPAEVEEALKPFKQINSLKRKRGDGTGLGLPLTRAMVEANRAAFAINSVPGEGTLVEVSFPPTRVLAD